In the genome of Sulfurimonas autotrophica DSM 16294, the window AAGCGGATTTAAGATATTTGCTATCATGAAAAGCAGTAATGAAAATAGTCGGCGTCTCATCATTAAAATCCCGAAGTTCCCGCAAAAGTGAGATGCCATTACCATCGGGAACATTAATATCAAAAATATAAAGGTCAAATCGTTCATTTTCTGAGAGCTGTAGTGCTTTTTTCATGCTGTAAGTTTGCACAACTTCATATTCATCTTCCAAAAAATCAACCAAAATATTTGCCAGTGCCGTATCATCTTCAAGTAATAATATTTTCATAGGGCTATTGTAACAAATTTATACTATTTCTTGTATCTCTTTTATGGCTTTGCTCACATCCCCCAGACAACACCCACCGCTGGGATTGAGTATTTCACAAGAGCAGCCCGGATTTTGCATTTTTGCTTTGATATCTTCTAACACTGTTGTTTTGCCTGCTGCTTCAAGTTCTGCTTTGATTTTTTCTTTACTCCATCCAAAACAGTAACAAACTGTTGCAGGTTCGGCACCCTCTTTAAGACCAACCACAACCTTTACATCATCTTGTGTCAAAATCTCATTATTTCTAAAGTAAACAACTTTACATGTAGCTGTTTTACAATAATAAAAGCCGTCAAAACAAGAAAGTTTTGCTTTTGCATCGTCTTTCAAAAGATGCTGCAGAGTTTTACCGAGTACTCCTTTGGCTTTCTC includes:
- a CDS encoding putative iron-sulfur cluster-binding metallochaperone; its protein translation is MFTAFKTEEKNNCCTPQPKGKVECPSCHEKAKGVLGKTLQHLLKDDAKAKLSCFDGFYYCKTATCKVVYFRNNEILTQDDVKVVVGLKEGAEPATVCYCFGWSKEKIKAELEAAGKTTVLEDIKAKMQNPGCSCEILNPSGGCCLGDVSKAIKEIQEIV